One window of the Salvia miltiorrhiza cultivar Shanhuang (shh) chromosome 6, IMPLAD_Smil_shh, whole genome shotgun sequence genome contains the following:
- the LOC130988255 gene encoding serine/threonine-protein kinase PBL35-like: MDNNNCGCWSILRSSVRGCKTSDSRNSTTTIPRSSLVYDAATETRYLNASNREMCVPDEARNSISEDAVGLEKKPPHQLLQFSFQELKAATGNFRPDSILGEGGFGYVFKGWIEENGTAPAKPGSGTTVAVKSLKPDGLQGHREWVAEVDFLGQLHHSNLVKLIGYCIEDDQRLLVYEFMTRGSLENHLFRRTIPLPWSNRIKIALGAAKGLAFLHNGPEPVIYRDFKTSNILLDSEYNAKLSDFGLAKAGPQGDKTHVSTRVVGTYGYAAPEYVMTGHLTSKSDVYSFGVVLLEILTGRRSMDKKRPSGEQNLVTWARPYLSEKRKVYQVVDPRLELNYSIKGVQKVAQLAHNCLSKDTKSRPSMEEVVKVLTPLQHLNDLAILNYHTRFSQTGRRRFPPPGKRDKKPDAIHQPNLNQSKTTVRDSKLTSAQHYCK; encoded by the exons ATGGACAACAACAACTGTGGGTGTTGGTCTATTCTCAGAAGCAGTGTGAGAGGCTGCAAAACCTCTGATTCAAGAAACTCAACTACCACCATCCCTAGAAGCAGTCTTGTCTATGATGCTG CAACCGAGACTCGCTATTTGAATGCGAGCAACCGGGAAATGTGTGTGCCTGATGAGGCTAGAAACTCAATATCCGAAGATGCAGTTGGTTTAGAAAAGAAACCTCCACACCAACTGCTTCAGTTTAGTTTTCAGGAGCTGAAAGCAGCCACCGGTAATTTTAGGCCTGATAGCATTCTTGGGGAGGGTGGTTTTGGATATGTGTTCAAAGGGTGGATAGAGGAGAATGGGACGGCACCAGCAAAGCCTGGTTCAGGGACCACAGTCGCTGTCAAGAGCTTGAAGCCCGATGGCCTTCAAGGTCATAGAGAATGGGTG GCTGAGGTTGATTTTCTTGGGCAGCTTCATCATTCTAACCTTGTTAAGCTCATTGGATATTGTATTGAAGATGATCAAAGGCTACTTGTCTACGAATTCATGACCCGTGGAAGCCTTGAAAATCATCTTTTTAGGA GGACCATACCTCTTCCATGGTCCAACAGGATCAAGATTGCACTTGGAGCAGCCAAAGGGTTAGCCTTCCTCCACAATGGCCCGGAACCTGTTATTTACCGCGATTTCAAGACATCAAACATCTTGCTTGACTCG GAATACAATGCTAAGCTTTCAGATTTTGGCTTGGCAAAAGCCGGTCCTCAGGGAGACAAAACGCACGTTTCTACTAGGGTGGTTGGAACCTATGGCTATGCAGCTCCAGAATATGTAATGACAG GACACTTGACCTCAAAGAGCGACGTCTACAGCTTTGGAGTAGTGCTCTTAGAAATCTTGACAGGTCGGAGATCTATGGACAAGAAACGGCCAAGTGGCGAACAGAATCTTGTGACATGGGCACGGCCTTACCTGTCCGAGAAGAGGAAGGTGTATCAAGTAGTGGACCCCCGCCTCGAGCTCAACTACTCCATCAAAGGTGTGCAGAAGGTAGCTCAGTTAGCTCACAACTGCCTAAGCAAGGACACCAAATCTCGGCCTTCAATGGAGGAAGTCGTGAAGGTCCTCACCCCGCTGCAACACCTCAATGATCTCGCCATACTAAACTACCACACACGCTTCTCTCAGACGGGGAGGCGCCGCTTCCCTCCACCAGGGAAGCGCGATAAGAAACCAGACGCCATCCACCAACCCAACCTTAACCAATCAAAGACTACTGTAAGAGATTCCAAACTAACATCTGCTCAGCATTATTGTAAATAA